The Streptomyces sp. GSL17-111 region CCGCCCGACGCCCATCTCCACGCCCAGGCCCGACTTGATGGCGAACGCGTAGTTGAGCGCCTGGCGCCGGGCGTCCACGGCGTCGCCCGCACCGGCGATGCGGACCGCCCACTCCCCCGCCAGCCGCCCCGAACGCAGGGCGTACGAGATGCCCTCGCGCGTCCACGGCTCCAGCAGCCCGGCGGCGTCACCGCACACCAGCACGCGGCCGCGCGTCAGCGGGGAGTCATCGGCACGGCAGCGGGTCAGGTGCCCCGAGGAGACGCTCGGTTCGAATCCCGCCAGTCCGAGCCGGGCCGTGAAGTCCTCCAGGTAGCGCTTGGTCGCCGCCCCCTCGCCACGGGCCGAGATGACGCCGACGGTCAGGGTGTCGCCCTTGGGGAAGACCCAGCCGTACGAGCCCGGAAGCGGCCCCCAGTCGATGAGGACGCGCCCCGCCCAGTCCTCCGCCACGGTGTCGGGGACGGGGATCTCCGCCTCCAGCCCCAGATCGACCTGGTCCATCTTGACTCCGACGTGCGCCCCTATCCGGCTGGCGCTGCCGTCCGCGCCCACGACGGCCCGCGCGAGCACCGTCTCGCCGCCGGAGAGGACGACGGCGACCGTGCGGCGGTCGGGGACCGCAGGACCGTGCTGCTCGACGCGGGAGACGGTCACGCCCGTGCGCAGCTCCGCGCCCGCCTTCTGCGCCGCCTCGACCAGTGCCTGGTCGAACTCCGGCCGGTTCACCAGACCGAAGAGCATCCGCCGCGAGCGGCGGGTGCGGCTGAAACGGCCGTCCAACGAGAACGTCACGGCGTGCACGCGGTCCTGGAGCGGCAGTTCGAACCCGGGCGGCAACGCGTCCCGGGAGGGGCCGATGATGCCGCCGCCGCAGGTCTTGTAGCGCGGCAGCCGGGCCTTCTCCAGTAGCAGTACGCGCCGCCCGGCCACGGCCGCCGCGTGCGCGGCGGAGGCGCCCGCCGGTCCGGCACC contains the following coding sequences:
- a CDS encoding geranylgeranyl reductase family protein, producing MSSENTPSTADAAGDAGEESAAVWDVVVVGAGPAGASAAHAAAVAGRRVLLLEKARLPRYKTCGGGIIGPSRDALPPGFELPLQDRVHAVTFSLDGRFSRTRRSRRMLFGLVNRPEFDQALVEAAQKAGAELRTGVTVSRVEQHGPAVPDRRTVAVVLSGGETVLARAVVGADGSASRIGAHVGVKMDQVDLGLEAEIPVPDTVAEDWAGRVLIDWGPLPGSYGWVFPKGDTLTVGVISARGEGAATKRYLEDFTARLGLAGFEPSVSSGHLTRCRADDSPLTRGRVLVCGDAAGLLEPWTREGISYALRSGRLAGEWAVRIAGAGDAVDARRQALNYAFAIKSGLGVEMGVGRRMHQVFSRRPGLLHATLTGFRPAWNAFAAITRGSTTLAELIRTRPLARRALTALDNRSLDGAS